The following DNA comes from Magnolia sinica isolate HGM2019 chromosome 18, MsV1, whole genome shotgun sequence.
tttaatactcatgtgagggtattttagtaatttgtaaataatgagatttttaattctttaaattatATACCATATTAGGAGTAGATATGTaaaatgatccgaaccgtccatttatACATGATCCATATAAAATGGTGTGAAAATACCGCTCATTAGTCATCATCATGTTTTTGTGCAAGAAAAAGGAATCATCATTCATCAGGCCCAGTCGGGGGTACACGGATTGTCTCCTATCTCCACGTCACTCAATCATACGcgaatttcctgcaaaagccttccgTAGGAAGTTCCTGAAATCTAGGTGGAGCCCCCTgtcatgtttttgataaatccacctacctcattcattttttgagctcattttaagacatgggacaaaaaaaagaaagccaatccaatactcaagtgggccaaaaatgtgaggattggatGTCCACAGTCGAAATATTTatggggccaccaaagttttgaatatgggtaatatttgtgttatcaGCTCATCCCAGTAGAAATGATGTTaataatggtatggatggcatttaaacatcaccattaaacccagggaggtttcagcTGTACAAATTTCCCTACTcgccttttcctttagtgcggctcggggtgtacatcgagtcgaactgctcgaactcggctcggtcctggagcttaactggccagctcggctcggttcggttaaCAACTCAAGCCAGCTCGGGCCAAGTtagagccaagatcgagccgagttcgtcattgaggcatttccgcaaacacctgaactgcaacttcataATCCTACTATTTGTAAAACAGAGacaatgattttacaggtattttatcaaacaccttctaagtaacataaaaataataaataaataaataaataaataaagagaaaaaaatgtatttgtttaatgtatatACCTTGCTTGCCACTGGCCACATTTAgttgtcattttatcaaacatttggtgagcaacatcaatggcaaagtaattgagtcaccaaactggttcgattcgagctggattcgatccgagtcgagtcgagctggggcctgctcgaactcggcttgaactcattttcaagctcaaaaaatgagctcgactcggctcaaactcaagttcaaaccgagttgaatcgagctttttcgagttgagtcaagcgagctaaccaaggtagctcggttcatgtacacccctaagtgcggccaacttgagtcttggatactgCTCACCTTTTGTCtcaaagtcctaaaatgagctcacaaaacaggtggacggggtagatttctcataaatatcacGTTTCTTGCAcaagaacttcctgcaaaaggcttccgcaggaaatACACGTCCGACATACCACTGTTTTGGTACATCTCTCATTTTCCTCAGTTTAAGGAGAGGCCATTCATTCATCAAGCCCACTTGGGGTACATAGAATCTGATAAGCAAAGTTTGCACACCATTTTATATGGATCATTTataaatggacggttcggatcattctACATATCTACTCCAGAATTAAAAATCCCATCCTCtacaaattactaaaataccctcgTAAAGTATTACTTACTAGGAAGATGTCTAACAAAGGAAGATGTCTATTAAAGCTACGGCGGAAGGAGCATTTATTGATTCATTGTAAGGTGAGAGACTCCAACCAATCATGTTTCACCCCGTCAATTGGAGTTCGGTATCTAATCCATTCccgacgtccaccattaaaaacttctaaaggccacaattTCGATcaggttgatgtttgtgttttcccttccatcATGTCTTTGTTAacctgtgaacaggttggatttcagataaacattatggtgggccttagaaaggtttcaacggtaggcatcattctccccactgttttctatggtgggatacactatagctttggatctgcgtcattctttggatcatacgctaaaatgatatctccaaatggatgaacagtgtggatacaacacatacatgcatggtggggctaacagaacttggtgacgtcacttcagtagcgagtctcactaccaaacctgtcagtagctaatctgcgtccgtaCAATTATTAGGATTCAGTAGCCAAAAGGGTACTGAAATGACGTGGTGAAATATGATTGGTTGAGTCTTTCCCCTTACAATGAATCAATAAATCCTCCTTCCCTGGTGACTCTGTTAGACATCTTCCTATTTAAGTAATACTTATGtgagggtattttagtaatttgtaGAGGATGAGATTTTTAATTCAAGAGTAGATATGTagaatgatccgaaccgtccatttatAAATGATCCATATAAAATAGTGTGCAAACACCGCTTATTAGATTCTATGTACCCCAAGTGGGCTTAATGAATGAATAGCCTCTCCTTAAACTGAGGAAAATGAGAGATGGACCAAAATAGTGGGCTGTCAaatgtggatttcctgcgaaagcctttcatagGAATTTCTTTTgctagaaacctaggtggggtccaccttgatatttgtgagaaatctaccctgtatatccattttattagctcattttaagactttgAGACAAAAGGTGAGCCGTATCCAAGACTAAAGTTGGCCGCACCAAAGGAAAAGGTGGATAGGGAAATTCCTatggttgaaacctccctaggtttgacaataatgtttaaatgccatccatactgttcataacgtcatttctattgggatgagctgataacacaaatattacccagattcaaaactttgatggccccatgaatatttcaacagtggacgtccaATCCTCACATTTCCAgcctacttgagtattggatttggctcattttttgtctcatatcctaaaatgagctcaaaaaatgaatggactgggtggatttctcaaaaacatcatggtgggccccacctaggttttcagCATAGAAACTTCATACGAAAGGCTTTtgaaggaaatccgcgtccggatatGATTGAGTGACGTGGTGTTAGAAGACACAATCTGTGTACCCCCAAGTGGACCTGATGAATGATGATTCCTTTTTCTTGCACAAAAACATGGTGATAACTCATAAGCGTTATTTCCAGACCATTTTATATGGATCATTTATAAATGGATGATTCGGATCATTCTACATATCTACTCCTAATTAGGGTAGTACATGAGCAGATTTAGCTCAGTAATTCACTCGACTTGATTAAAAAAgatcgattcaactcggttcgaaactgagttcgagccgagtcgagttgaatttttgagctcgaaaaatttcgaaccaagttcaagcttgcccaagctcgactcaactcggatggaacccaactcggatcgattcaGTTTGCTGACtctgttactttgatattgctattgctcaccaagtgtttgatgaaatgactcaatgaagtgttgctagtggtaaggaaggtacgtatatgaaacaaatattattatttttcttgattttaaggTTATTTacagggtgtttgatgaaatacctgtaaatccaCTGTTGTTGTTTCATATATAGCAAGATTTTGAAAGTACAGTttatatgtgtttgtgaaaatgttgcacgggcgaactcggctcgatcttagctcaaacttaactcgaactggcccgagctgctgactgaaccaatCTGAGCTGGCCGACTGGTGTACACCTCTACCCCTGATACTGTATataatttaaagaattaaaaatctCATTGTCtgtaaattactaaaataccctcacacgagtattaaaaatataaaaatgtctAACAAATCTCCCTACAAAGGAGCATCCGTCGCAATGGAGAGACGGCTGCCACAATTATTAAGGCATATCGCCCCTCAGCCAATGGTACCACAGATCACGTTGACAGCTGCATACATGCATTATACAAATGCTATGGAACGATTCTGCTCTcagttaatatatatatttttaaaatctgaaccgttgacTTTCTAGATGTTGTGGGATCCTGAATCCAAAGATATGATGCACATGATTTTCTTATGTTCATTTCGTAATCTAGATCATCCATTTTGTGTGACCTTCCATCAGTAAATCATTCCAAAAGATCTCATTGATAAAATAATCCCGAACTTTCGTTTAGGGACCTGATTATATACGGTGGAAGAGCAATGCAGCATTGGTCCACATAGAGCCGTGAGATGGACATGACCCATCCATGGTTGCGTTAGGACAACCGTCTGGACCGCTGAATCATGGTCCTATTTAGACAGGATGCATGGAAGCCGTGGTTTATGTACAACTGAGAGAAGGCTCGAAATATGtggtcaggatcttccaatcgATGAGATTTACTGTACATAATCCATCCACTGTGGACTGAATTAGAACAACCGTCTGGATGGTTAGATTATccgtcccacttgtacaaataggaaaaataaaaaataaaaaaaccaaggATATTGCGCACGTACGAGGCTTGTTAGACCCACGCACTTCTATACAAGTGGAGTGTGCCTAACAAAACAAGTTGAAAGATAAAAGTGGTGGAGGAATCAGAAGAAGGGAAGATGATCTCTATTGGATTTCTTCCtttgctttttctcttcttcGTTATTGCATTCCTCAGGCCAACATTCAAACGACACAAAAACCTTCCACCTGGGCCCCAGCCATGGCCCATCTTAGGCAACCTTCTACAGCTGGGCAACAAGCCACATGCTACACTGGCTCACATGGCCCGAATCTATGGCCCACTAATCTCGGTCCGGCTTGGGGCCAAGCTCCTCATAGTCGCATCCTCCCCGTCGGCTGCTGCCGACGTTCTCAAGACCCAAGACCGCCTTCTCTCTGCCCGTGACGTCCCACACACATACCGTATCAAGGATTACATCTCATTCTCCTTGCCGTTCGCATATGAGTGCGACGACCGGTGGAAGGCACTGCGGACCATCTGCAAGACCGAGCTCTTCACGACGAGGATGTTGGATTTTCAGACCCATTTGAGGGAGAAGAAGGTGTCGGAGGTGATTGGCTTTATATTCAGTAAAGAAGGAGAGGCGATGGAGATGGGTGAAATGGCATTCGCTGCAGTTTTCAACATCATCGGCAATGTTGTTTTCTCAAGGGATGTTCTACAGCTGGGAGATGATAGTAAGAAATCTGCTTCAGGGCTGAAGCATGATATTTCGAGACTTCTTGAACTGGGCCTGGCGCCGAATCTGGCAGACCTCTATCCAGTGCTCGGTTCCATGGATATTCAGGGACTGAATCGGGAGGCGACGGTGTTCATCAAAAGGCTCTATGATATATGGGAAGAGTTCATTCGTGAAAGGCGAGCGGCAGGCTATGATGGTGGTGATGCAAAGGGTGACTTCTTGGACGTTTTGCTCTGTGCTGGATACGAAGATCTCCAGATTAAGGCCACGATTTCGGTTTGTAATTCCTTACGCGTCTTATACTGATAGGTTGCAACTGGCCGAGCTAATGCTAGTCCAGGCCTGGCACAAGGGCAGAGGACTCTTGTCTCTGACCACCCAAAACATGGTTAAATGACTTGGCTACCTAGACTGACTCGTTCAGTCCTGAATCGAACCGGGTTTCACCCTAGTTGGGTCTGaaaaccatgccctaaaatgtctATTAATTGCGTAAGGTATGGGCAGAGACCTGGACTGCATGTCCCACTAACCATGTGCTAGTTTGGGCTGTCAATAGGTATGCAACTCGGTGgcttgggtcaggttgagggtcaacctgaaCTCAAGtcgcccaacccaacccgaattcCAACCCGAGGTGCCTGTCTTGAACCCAACACGGATTCCTTTATAATCAGTTCCAACCGGACCCAAAGACATGATTATTTTGAACCTGATCTAATCCAACCCAAGTTTATTCAACTCAAAACCAACCCCAATTTCATATCGGGTTGGTGTTTTCAAACCTGAACCTAACAGAGGACCTTGACatcccgacccgacccgacctgaGCTTGGTTTGGATcacctgaacccaagttgcagcctcGCTTTCAATGGGTGCCAAGATCTGCTGGTCGGATCGGGTCTAGGTCCCATTTTGTACCCGAATAAAAATCAGGTCAGGTTGGGTTAATGTCTGGTCCACCCCTTTTCGATTTGGTTAAAATCGGGTCTGGAATTGGATCCATTTACTTTTAGTAGTAATTATATAAATAATATGTGGGTATGTT
Coding sequences within:
- the LOC131233061 gene encoding probable (S)-N-methylcoclaurine 3'-hydroxylase isozyme 2: MISIGFLPLLFLFFVIAFLRPTFKRHKNLPPGPQPWPILGNLLQLGNKPHATLAHMARIYGPLISVRLGAKLLIVASSPSAAADVLKTQDRLLSARDVPHTYRIKDYISFSLPFAYECDDRWKALRTICKTELFTTRMLDFQTHLREKKVSEVIGFIFSKEGEAMEMGEMAFAAVFNIIGNVVFSRDVLQLGDDSKKSASGLKHDISRLLELGLAPNLADLYPVLGSMDIQGLNREATVFIKRLYDIWEEFIRERRAAGYDGGDAKGDFLDVLLCAGYEDLQIKATISDMFVAGTDTTTTLIEWTMSELARNPKVMRRIRDELQMVVGAENVVKESHLNHLIYLHACIKESLRLHPLVPLLLPRQALDTCDVMNYTIPKDCRVMVNVWAIGRDPGIWKDPLTFSPERFMETSVDYKGNHFEFTPFGAGRRICPGLLLATRVVQLILASFIHTFHWSLPHGMQPDDLNMDEKFGLTLERKHPLVLVPKSVV